From Juglans regia cultivar Chandler chromosome 8, Walnut 2.0, whole genome shotgun sequence, the proteins below share one genomic window:
- the LOC109019122 gene encoding casein kinase 1-like protein HD16 has protein sequence MPDLRSRSRRNRAFNNPVPNPITPQPVVHNSQDLLLTVRGRQRKAAGQNRTSNKNSIGVAERNIVTKRGHKVIKTRSSKGKKVERGEEEGIRVFRGGVEERAMDEYGSGGGRSGDKGPAAEDEGSTAPLPEKVQVGGSPMYKIGRKLGKGGFGQVYVGRRVGTTSVNERTGPGAVEVALKFEHRSSKGCNYGPPYEWQVYNALGGSHGVPRVHYKGRQGDYYVMVMDMLGPSLWDVWNNNSHTMSIDMVACIAIEAISILEKMHSRGYVHGDVKPENFLLGPPVTPEEKKLFLVDLGLATKWRDSATGLHVEYDQRPDVFRGTVRYASVHAHLGRTGSRRDDLESLAYTLVFLLRGRLPWQGYQGDNKGFLVCKKKMATSPESLCCFCPQPFRQFVEFVVNLKFDEEPNYAKYISLFDGIVGPNPDIRPINTDGAQKLICQVGHKRGRLTMEEEDDEQPKKKIRMGMPATQWVSVYNARRPMKQRFHYNVADVRLSQHIEKGNEDGLYISSVASCSNLWALIMDAGTGFTAQVHELSPCFLHKEWIMEQWEKNYYISAIAGANNGSSLVVMSKGTQYLQQSYKVSDSFPFKWINKKWREGFYVTAMATAGTRWAIIMSRGAGFSDQVVELDFLYPSEGIHRRWDSGYRITSTAATWDQTALVLSVPRRKPADETQETLRTSAFPSTHVKEKWAKNLYIASICYGRTVS, from the exons ATGCCTGATCTGCGTAGCCGATCACGCAGGAACCGGGCATTCAACAACCCTGTCCCGAATCCGATTACCCCGCAACCAGTAGTCCACAACAGTCAGGATCTTCTTTTAACTGTACGAGGTCGCCAGAGAAAGGCAGCCGGGCAGAACCGGACGAGTAATAAGAACTCGATCGGCGTTGCTGAGAGGAATATTGTGACGAAGAGAGGCCACAAGGTCATCAAAACGAGGTCGTCGAAGGGCAAGAAAGtagagagaggagaagaggaagggaTTAGGGTGTTTAGAGGGGGCGTCGAGGAAAGAGCCATGGATGAGTACGGTAGCGGCGGCGGACGGAGCGGCGATAAGGGGCCCGCAGCCGAGGACGAGGGCAGCACTGCGCCTCTTCCCGAGAag GTACAAGTTGGTGGTTCCCCGATGTACAAAATAGGCAGAAAACTGGGTAAAGGAGGATTTGGACAAGTGTATGTTGGTCGACGTGTTGGTACTACCAGTGTAAACGAAAGAACTGGGCCTGGAGCTGTTGAG GTAGCTTTAAAATTTGAGCATAGGAGTAGTAAAGGATGTAATTATGGACCGCCGTATGAGTGGCAAGTTTACAA TGCACTTGGTGGCAGTCATGGTGTTCCACGAGTTCATTATAAGGGCCGGCAAGGTGACTACTATGTCATG GTCATGGATATGCTTGGGCCAAGTTTGTGGGATGTTTGGAATAATAACTCACACAC GATGTCTATTGACATGGTTGCCTGCATTGCCATTGAGGCCATCTCCATATTAGAGAAGATGCACTCTAGGGG ATATGTGCACGGGGATGTGAAACCTGAGAATTTTTTGCTTGGTCCTCCTGTGACTCCTGAAGAAAAAAAGCTATTTCTTGTCGACCTTGGATTAG CCACCAAGTGGCGAGACAGTGCAACTGGATTGCATGTTGAGTATGATCAACGTCCAGATGTTTTCAG GGGAACTGTCCGGTATGCTAGTGTGCATGCTCATCTTGGTAGAACTGGTAGCAGGAGAGATGACTTAGAATCTCTTGCTTACactcttgtttttcttctccgTGGCCGATTGCCATGGCAAGGATATCAG GGGGACAATAAAGGATTCCTTGTATGCAAGAAGAAAATGGCCACTTCCCCAGAATCTCTGTGTTGCTTTTGTCCTCAGCCTTTTCGACAGTTTGTTGAGTTTGTGGtaaatttgaagtttgatgaaGAACCTAACTATGCAAAGTATATCTCCCTCTTTGATGGGATTGTTGGTCCAAATCCGGATATCAGGCCAATAAACACTGACGGCGCTCAAAAG CTTATATGTCAGGTTGGACATAAGAGAGGACGATTGACCATggaggaggaagatgatgaaCAACCAAAGAAGAAGATTCGAATGGGGATGCCTGCAACTCAATGGGTTAGTGTTTACAATGCTCGCCGGCCTATGAAGCAAAG ATTTCACTATAACGTAGCAGATGTAAGGCTCTCCCAACACATTGAGAAAGGAAATGAGGATGGATTATATATCAGTAGTGTGGCTTCATGTTCAAACCTTTGGGCCCTTATCATGGATGCTGGCACTGGATTTACTGCTCAAGTTCACGAACTCTCACCCTGTTTTCTTCACAAG GAATGGATCATGGAACAATGGGAGAAGAATTACTACATCAGTGCAATAGCAGGGGCTAATAATGGAAGTTCATTAGTTGTGATGTCAAAGG GGACACAGTACTTACAGCAGTCTTATAAAGTCAGCGATTCATTTCCGTTCAAGTGGATCAACAAAAAATGGAGGGAGGGGTTTTATGTTACTGCCATGGCTACTGCTGGGACTAGATGGGCAATTATTATGTCTCGTGGTGCTGGATTTTCTGACCAG gTTGTGGAACTAGATTTTCTCTATCCTAGTGAAGGTATTCATCGAAGGTGGGACAGTGGTTACCGAATCACATCAACTGCAGCAACTTGGGACCAGACTGCTTTGGTTCTTAGTGTTCCTAGAAGAAAACCTGCAGATGAAACTCAAGAGACTCTCCGAACTTCTGCTTTTCCCAGTACACACGTCAAG GAGAAATGGGCAAAGAATCTTTATATTGCATCTATTTGCTATGGCCGAACTGTTTCATGA